CGTTGCGCCCCAACACTCGGAGCCACTTCCTCATGGCAGAATCCGAAGCACACCGTGATGCCATTGGGATCGCTCACCGGATTGCTCGTCTGCGCCGTCACCATGATGCCGCTGAAATCCAGCGGCGCGATCACGCCAAGGTCAATCCGCACCGGATTGCCGTTATACACGGAATTCTGTGTGCTCAAGCCCGTGAGATTCATCACCGGCTCACCGTTGTTTGCTAATGTCGTTGTCATACTAATTTCTCCTTGCTGCCCCAGTTGCCATGACCGCTCGGCGTCCCCGCCGGTGGCGGCTCTTCCAGCATCAGGTCCGGGAATTTTCCATCGCGAATATCCTTCAACTCCTTCATCGCCTCATCGTACTTCGTCTGCCGCTTCTTCGGGATCTCCCCGAGCCGCGCATAGATCTCGAAAAGCACCAGCGCACGAACGAGCCGCTTGTAACGCAACTCCGGCACATCGAAACGCGCCGTGTAATCCTCCACCTTCTGCAACTGCTCCTCGATGGTGCTCGCAATCGGCTCCGGATCACCCGATGTCACCAACTCCTTCGCGATGCCATCCAGCTCCTCCTGCGAGATATCCACCAACAGATCCTCTTCCGTAAATGTGATAGCCATAACTCAACTCCTATAATCATTCTTCATCCCCACGCCGGCTGACGCCCTCGTCAGCCGCGTAGTGGGACAGGCGCCTCCGCCTGTCCGGTCTCCCGCTCGTAGCGCCCGCGTCTCGCGGGCCGTACCGCAGGCGTCCCGCCTGCCCCCCATCTCCCTCTCCCCCAAAAGGGGAGAGGGCCGGGGTGAGAATGATTCCACAGCATTTGGATAGTTTGGCGCTATCCTCCTTCTCCCCTTGGAGGGGAGAAGGATTGAGGATGAGGGGTGCCCCCACTTCTTCATTCCTAATTCTGCCTTCTTCATTCTCAATCCTCTCGATGTTCGATGTTGGGCGTTGGTTGTTCGATGTTTCCCCCTCTTAACGATTCCTACGTCGTCAGCACATTGCTCAGATGATAACCGGCCTTCGCCCCGATGATCTTCTCATCCACATCCTGCCGCGCGCGATGCACGTCCGAGCGGATCACATCCTGGCGATACGACTCCACCACCACACCCTCCTGACCGACCTCACCCACCCAGCCGAACGTGCGACCGAAATTCGGTGCCATCAGATCCGGCGTATCCT
This DNA window, taken from Verrucomicrobiia bacterium, encodes the following:
- a CDS encoding phage protein Gp36 family protein — translated: MAITFTEEDLLVDISQEELDGIAKELVTSGDPEPIASTIEEQLQKVEDYTARFDVPELRYKRLVRALVLFEIYARLGEIPKKRQTKYDEAMKELKDIRDGKFPDLMLEEPPPAGTPSGHGNWGSKEKLV